The Cervus canadensis isolate Bull #8, Minnesota chromosome X, ASM1932006v1, whole genome shotgun sequence genome contains a region encoding:
- the LOC122435280 gene encoding heparan-sulfate 6-O-sulfotransferase 2-like, with translation MTGSCSCTSKTGGTTFGLHPVGNIQLEQPYECRVGQKKCTCHRPGKRETWLFSRFSTGWSCGLHADWTELTSCVPAVVDGKRDARQRPSSCVVGSKKGLLTHYIRPCWGAGMRGH, from the exons ATGACCGGATCGTGTTCCTGCACATCCAAGACTGGAGGCACCACTTTCGGCCTCCACCCGGTGGGCAACATCCAGCTGGAGCAGCCGTATGAGTGCCGCGTGGGTCAGAAGAAATGCACTTGCCACCGGCCGGGTAAGCGGGAGACCTGGCTCTTCTCCAGGTTCTCCACGGGCTGGAGCTGCGGACTGCACGCCGACTGGACCGAGCTCACCAGCTGTGTGCCCGCCGTGGTGGACGGCAAGCGTGATGCCAGGCAGAGACCGTCCAG TTGTGTTGTCGGCAGCAAGAAGGGACTTCTGACTCACTACATCCGTCCATGCTGGGGTGCGGGCATGAGAGGCCACTGA